From Arcobacter lacus, the proteins below share one genomic window:
- a CDS encoding PepSY-associated TM helix domain-containing protein, with translation MNQEITQQEKKKLFNQRLQRVHVTTGISFSLLMYVAVFFGIFAILLPYIQVWEKPSRHFKVAEPTTINYSAMIDPVLADPEYPKINPISITFPGYMEDPALRISTEFVETKVFNPNTNLEVKNEGDLSELARFLNHMHYGRPFKDFGYFLFGFMAVGVMFLVIGGVILIIKIKYKNSTTTKTGVFSKWHRKIFTWVFPPFIIITLTGAYMNIGYSSSAPMAYLASKGETYEMWKLTGPVLYPEQPRIQKKNDIVAMLPMNELLKKAKEIAPEIDFQRVKIINWNDSSAIAKFEGYNPYMPFLNGISNKPSVTLSGLDGTLINQQKVMDKHWSGLFYDSVFFLHFLFGVDTFTRLFIATLMTVSTFAIGFGVLLWLEKRSRKFPLDIPVYQGFGKLSLAVMIGVIPATGLLFFLQWLLPFDMENRVLIQKGLFAVLWVGTLTWAFYRLNSYKTAKEFLYLGGILFVVSPIVHFINSGFSPIRLFEEKMYSILSVDIGLFIFGVILLFVAKRLPTQREKIQAFWTKERN, from the coding sequence ATGAATCAAGAAATAACACAACAGGAAAAAAAGAAATTATTTAATCAAAGACTTCAAAGAGTTCATGTTACAACAGGAATAAGTTTTTCACTTCTTATGTATGTAGCAGTATTTTTTGGAATTTTTGCAATTTTACTTCCATATATTCAAGTATGGGAAAAACCATCACGACACTTTAAGGTAGCTGAACCTACAACTATAAATTATAGTGCAATGATAGATCCTGTTTTAGCAGATCCAGAATATCCAAAAATAAATCCAATTTCTATTACTTTTCCAGGATATATGGAAGATCCAGCTCTTAGAATATCAACAGAATTTGTAGAAACAAAGGTATTTAATCCAAACACAAATTTAGAAGTTAAAAATGAAGGTGATTTATCAGAATTAGCAAGATTTTTAAATCATATGCATTATGGAAGACCATTTAAAGATTTTGGATATTTTTTATTTGGTTTTATGGCAGTTGGAGTTATGTTTTTGGTTATAGGTGGAGTTATCTTAATAATTAAAATAAAATATAAAAATAGTACAACCACAAAAACAGGAGTATTTTCAAAATGGCATAGGAAAATATTTACTTGGGTATTCCCTCCTTTTATTATTATTACTTTAACAGGTGCATATATGAATATAGGATATAGTAGTTCTGCTCCTATGGCATATCTTGCTTCTAAAGGGGAAACTTATGAAATGTGGAAATTAACAGGACCAGTTTTATATCCAGAACAACCACGAATACAAAAGAAAAATGATATTGTAGCTATGCTTCCAATGAATGAATTGTTAAAAAAAGCAAAAGAAATTGCTCCTGAAATTGATTTCCAAAGAGTAAAAATTATAAATTGGAATGATAGTAGTGCAATAGCAAAATTTGAAGGGTATAATCCATATATGCCATTTTTAAATGGTATTTCAAATAAGCCTAGTGTAACTTTAAGTGGTTTAGATGGAACACTTATAAATCAACAAAAAGTTATGGATAAGCATTGGAGTGGACTATTTTATGATAGTGTTTTCTTTTTGCATTTTTTATTTGGAGTTGATACTTTTACAAGATTATTTATAGCTACGTTAATGACAGTTTCTACTTTTGCAATAGGATTTGGAGTATTACTTTGGCTTGAAAAAAGATCAAGAAAATTTCCTTTAGATATTCCAGTTTATCAAGGATTTGGAAAACTTTCTTTGGCAGTTATGATTGGTGTTATTCCTGCAACTGGATTATTGTTTTTTTTACAATGGTTACTTCCTTTTGATATGGAAAATAGAGTTTTAATTCAAAAAGGTTTATTTGCTGTTCTTTGGGTAGGAACTTTAACTTGGGCATTTTATAGATTGAATTCATATAAAACAGCAAAAGAGTTTTTATATCTTGGTGGAATATTGTTTGTTGTTAGTCCAATAGTTCATTTTATAAATAGTGGTTTTAGTCCTATTCGACTATTTGAAGAAAAAATGTATTCAATTTTAAGTGTTGATATTGGTTTATTTATTTTTGGAGTTATTTTACTTTTTGTAGCAAAAAGACTTCCAACACAAAGAGAAAAAATCCAAGCTTTTTGGACTAAAGAAAGAAATTAA
- the feoB gene encoding ferrous iron transport protein B, whose translation MKKLKTVLAGQPNCGKSTIFNLVSGIEQHIANYPGVTVDKKTGFFKYENYKIEMVDLPGTYSFSSYSLEERVAKEYIINENPDIIVNVVDASNLKRNLYLTFQLLEMGIPVVVVLNMMDVASRRGIKIDSKKISSMLGCPVVEASGAKGIGGDEIMKSVVSLYENKTNFEEFKINYEELESFILEIEEQIKDSTSNLSKRWLAIKALEGDETIIEHLNHEFPNIKENLIKQNSLFETRYDKNIVTFLATFRYDSAEIIYQKTVTNENPNKETITDKADKIILNRFLALPILFALMFLVYEISIVMGYKLTDYTWPILAYFKNFVIDIMPQANFTDVPMLTDFAIWMVNSANALLNYIPIFFILFALIAIMEDVGYMPRMAFILDRVFKKFGLHGQSTLPLVLGGAMVGGCAVPGVMSTKGIADERARMATILTVPYMNCLAKVPFYTLLLAAFFKPDMAIMMFYISTITVFSALIVAKILTTTVLKNRETAPFVMELPPYHLPTLKGVIIRSSQRVWLYIKKVVTIVLAVAIVLFALLQFPGLSDESKVKFENMSNNALSEFDLQIKDSSYYEYINSKEKVSELLNYYDNYRTKKMVNSSNSVDESFIKQNELFYKFIRPLKDNEAKKVNNALKKLSNDRKNILREIKSEKVENSLLGMAGKSIEPITKYAGFDWKINVAFLSSFAARESAVATLGSLYENNKADNQRAEEAMAQNSGYTPLHATAIIIFMLLTPPCIATMIVVKMQTNSFKWMLFAIFFPIGLGIISSAIIFTLGTLNSWSGFEAMTYYYIVILLITLILGLYPNKSINWKGGLKNS comes from the coding sequence ATGAAAAAATTAAAAACAGTATTAGCAGGACAACCAAATTGTGGAAAATCTACAATCTTTAATCTTGTTAGTGGAATAGAACAACATATTGCAAATTATCCTGGAGTAACTGTAGATAAAAAAACAGGTTTTTTCAAATACGAAAATTATAAAATAGAAATGGTAGATTTACCAGGAACTTATTCTTTTAGCTCTTACTCACTAGAAGAAAGAGTTGCAAAAGAGTATATTATAAATGAAAATCCAGATATTATAGTAAATGTTGTAGATGCTTCAAATCTTAAAAGAAATCTATATTTAACTTTCCAACTTTTAGAAATGGGGATTCCTGTTGTTGTCGTTTTAAATATGATGGATGTAGCTTCTAGAAGAGGAATAAAAATAGATAGTAAAAAAATTTCATCAATGCTTGGTTGTCCAGTTGTAGAAGCAAGTGGAGCAAAAGGTATTGGTGGTGATGAAATTATGAAATCAGTTGTATCTTTATATGAAAATAAAACTAATTTCGAAGAGTTTAAAATAAATTATGAAGAGTTAGAAAGTTTTATTTTAGAAATAGAAGAACAAATCAAAGATTCAACTTCAAATTTATCAAAAAGATGGTTAGCTATAAAAGCTTTAGAAGGTGATGAAACTATTATTGAACATCTAAATCATGAATTCCCAAATATTAAAGAAAATTTAATTAAACAAAATTCTTTATTTGAAACAAGATATGATAAAAATATCGTTACATTTCTAGCCACTTTTAGATATGACAGTGCAGAAATAATATATCAAAAAACTGTTACAAATGAAAATCCAAACAAAGAAACTATTACAGATAAAGCTGATAAAATCATCTTAAATAGATTTTTAGCACTTCCAATTTTATTTGCATTGATGTTTTTAGTTTATGAAATATCTATTGTTATGGGTTACAAACTAACAGATTATACTTGGCCAATTCTAGCTTATTTTAAAAACTTTGTAATTGATATTATGCCACAAGCAAATTTTACAGATGTTCCTATGCTTACTGATTTTGCTATTTGGATGGTAAATAGTGCAAATGCCTTACTAAATTATATTCCTATATTTTTTATATTATTTGCTTTGATTGCAATTATGGAAGATGTTGGATATATGCCAAGAATGGCATTTATTCTTGATAGAGTATTTAAAAAATTTGGTCTTCACGGACAATCAACACTTCCATTAGTTTTAGGTGGTGCAATGGTTGGAGGCTGTGCTGTTCCAGGAGTTATGTCTACAAAAGGAATTGCTGATGAAAGAGCTAGAATGGCTACAATTTTAACAGTTCCTTATATGAACTGTTTAGCAAAAGTTCCATTTTATACACTGCTTCTTGCAGCATTTTTCAAACCTGATATGGCAATTATGATGTTTTATATTTCTACAATTACAGTTTTTAGTGCTTTAATAGTTGCAAAAATTCTTACAACAACTGTTTTAAAAAATAGAGAAACTGCACCTTTTGTTATGGAATTGCCACCTTATCACTTACCTACTTTAAAAGGTGTTATTATTCGTTCATCTCAAAGAGTTTGGTTATATATTAAAAAAGTTGTAACTATCGTACTTGCAGTTGCAATCGTACTTTTTGCCCTACTTCAATTTCCAGGTCTTAGTGATGAATCAAAAGTTAAATTTGAAAATATGTCAAATAATGCTTTAAGTGAATTTGATTTACAAATAAAAGATTCAAGTTATTATGAATATATAAACTCAAAAGAAAAAGTTTCAGAACTTTTGAACTACTATGATAATTATCGAACTAAAAAAATGGTAAATTCATCAAATAGTGTTGATGAAAGTTTTATCAAACAAAATGAACTATTTTATAAATTCATAAGACCACTTAAAGATAATGAAGCAAAAAAAGTAAATAACGCTTTGAAGAAATTATCCAATGATAGAAAAAACATTTTAAGAGAGATAAAGAGTGAAAAAGTTGAAAATTCACTTCTTGGAATGGCAGGAAAATCAATAGAACCAATAACCAAATACGCAGGATTTGATTGGAAAATAAATGTAGCATTTTTAAGTTCATTTGCTGCACGAGAGAGTGCTGTTGCAACATTGGGAAGTTTATATGAAAATAACAAAGCAGATAATCAAAGAGCTGAAGAAGCAATGGCACAAAATAGTGGTTATACTCCACTTCATGCAACTGCAATTATTATTTTTATGCTTCTTACTCCTCCTTGTATTGCTACAATGATAGTTGTTAAAATGCAAACAAATAGCTTTAAATGGATGTTATTTGCAATATTCTTCCCTATTGGTCTTGGAATAATTTCATCAGCAATAATATTTACATTAGGAACTCTAAACTCTTGGAGTGGATTTGAAGCAATGACTTATTATTACATTGTAATATTACTAATTACACTAATTCTTGGACTTTATCCAAATAAATCTATCAATTGGAAAGGAGGATTAAAAAACTCTTGA
- a CDS encoding ArsR/SmtB family transcription factor: protein MIVNCCEHSKEVENVRKALATDETLYDVAELFKAFADTTRIKIIAILKEETLCVGAISEILNISQSAISHQLKALKNAKIVKSKREGKWIYYSLDDEHIKRIFDMGFEHITKG, encoded by the coding sequence ATGATTGTAAATTGCTGCGAACACTCAAAAGAAGTAGAAAATGTAAGAAAAGCTTTAGCTACTGATGAAACTTTATATGACGTAGCAGAACTTTTTAAAGCTTTTGCTGATACTACTAGAATAAAAATAATTGCTATTTTAAAAGAAGAAACTTTATGTGTTGGAGCAATAAGTGAAATTCTAAATATCAGTCAATCTGCGATTTCTCACCAACTAAAAGCACTAAAAAATGCAAAAATTGTAAAATCAAAAAGAGAAGGTAAATGGATATATTATTCACTTGATGATGAACATATAAAAAGGATTTTTGATATGGGATTTGAGCATATAACAAAAGGATAA
- a CDS encoding TonB-dependent siderophore receptor — translation MKIKRKIIPMSFCVSMALTTQLFGAQNIEKTTVLEEIKVSEENVSLSNITEETGSYTTGSMSTATKLDLSLRETPQSVLVFTRQKLDDQNITSFQDLLVKTPGVSVNKWDERVMPTARGFSVDYYLFDGMPTYQQNANDIDLIVFDRVEVVKGANGLTTGAGNPAMGMNFIRKHANSKEFTGNIDLSAGSWDNYTSSADVQTPLNSDGSIRARFVAKHQDKKSYMDNYEKQTDVFYGVVDMDLTDTTFASFGASYEDLQRDGVRWGGLPAFYTDGSRTNFSRSKTVSGDWTYWDVKTKTYFADLKQYVYDDISLNLSLSQRNFDTDTKLAYFSGKIDKNTGLGTGSPSRYTSEKSEKENNVDLYASIPFEIANLEQEIVVGTMYNKHKVTTDNWKNANLTNVTIDVFNIQNPYSNWTSSGKNTLNSTTQKAVYLAGKFSLMQDLKLISGVRVSSWEYNAANGVGNREFDDEVTPYVGLIYDLDDNHSIYTSYTSIFKPQNFKDTSGNYLDPIEGKSYEAGIKGEYFDGRLNTAISIFRIEQDGVGEKIDGVFVANTTEQAYKVAKGVVSKGVEFNISGEITDDFNLDFGLANFEAEQENGTKFNTDSSRTTANLFAKYTIDDYRFGAGLNYKSKFYTGSNATKITQDAFITTDLMAGYKVNKNLDFQLNINNVFDEKYYDRIGNNSMVYGDPRNFTLGMKYTF, via the coding sequence TGTGTATCTATGGCTTTGACAACTCAACTTTTTGGAGCACAAAACATTGAAAAAACAACAGTACTTGAAGAAATAAAAGTTTCAGAAGAAAATGTATCTTTGAGTAATATAACAGAAGAAACAGGTTCATATACAACAGGAAGTATGAGTACAGCTACAAAACTTGATTTATCTTTAAGAGAAACACCACAATCAGTTTTAGTTTTTACTAGACAAAAGCTAGATGATCAAAATATCACTTCATTTCAGGATTTATTGGTAAAAACTCCAGGTGTTAGTGTGAATAAATGGGATGAGAGAGTTATGCCTACAGCTAGAGGATTTAGTGTAGATTATTACTTATTTGATGGAATGCCAACTTATCAGCAAAATGCAAATGATATAGATTTAATAGTTTTTGATAGAGTAGAAGTTGTAAAAGGTGCAAATGGGCTTACAACAGGAGCAGGAAATCCAGCTATGGGAATGAACTTTATAAGAAAACATGCAAATAGTAAAGAATTTACGGGAAATATAGATTTGAGTGCAGGTTCATGGGATAACTACACATCTTCAGCAGACGTTCAAACTCCACTAAATAGTGATGGAAGTATAAGAGCAAGGTTTGTCGCAAAACATCAAGATAAAAAATCATATATGGATAATTATGAAAAACAAACAGATGTTTTTTATGGTGTAGTTGATATGGATTTAACAGATACTACATTTGCTTCTTTTGGAGCAAGTTATGAAGACTTACAAAGAGATGGAGTAAGATGGGGAGGATTACCTGCATTTTACACTGATGGCTCAAGAACTAATTTTAGTCGTTCAAAGACAGTTTCAGGTGATTGGACATATTGGGATGTAAAAACTAAAACATATTTTGCAGATTTAAAACAGTATGTTTATGATGATATATCTTTAAATTTATCTTTATCTCAAAGAAATTTTGATACAGATACAAAACTTGCATATTTTTCAGGGAAAATTGATAAAAATACTGGACTTGGTACAGGTTCTCCATCAAGGTATACTAGTGAAAAATCAGAAAAAGAGAATAATGTAGATTTATATGCTTCTATACCTTTTGAAATAGCTAATTTAGAGCAAGAAATAGTTGTTGGAACAATGTATAATAAACATAAAGTAACAACAGATAATTGGAAAAATGCAAATCTTACAAATGTTACAATAGATGTTTTTAATATTCAAAATCCATATTCTAATTGGACATCTTCAGGTAAAAATACACTTAATTCAACTACACAAAAAGCAGTTTATTTAGCTGGAAAATTTTCTTTAATGCAAGATTTAAAACTTATTTCTGGAGTTAGAGTTTCATCTTGGGAATATAATGCTGCAAATGGGGTAGGAAATAGAGAATTTGATGATGAAGTAACTCCTTATGTAGGTTTGATTTATGACTTAGATGATAATCATTCAATTTATACAAGTTATACAAGTATATTTAAACCTCAAAATTTTAAAGATACTAGTGGAAACTATTTAGATCCTATTGAAGGTAAAAGTTATGAAGCTGGAATCAAAGGTGAATATTTTGATGGACGTTTAAATACAGCTATATCTATATTTAGAATAGAACAAGATGGTGTTGGTGAAAAAATTGATGGAGTATTTGTAGCAAATACTACAGAACAAGCATATAAAGTTGCTAAAGGGGTTGTTAGTAAAGGTGTCGAATTTAATATATCAGGTGAAATTACTGATGATTTTAACTTAGATTTTGGTTTAGCAAACTTTGAAGCAGAACAAGAAAATGGGACTAAATTTAATACAGATTCTTCAAGAACAACAGCAAATTTATTTGCAAAATATACTATTGACGATTATAGATTTGGTGCAGGATTAAACTATAAAAGTAAATTTTATACAGGAAGCAATGCAACTAAAATTACACAAGATGCCTTTATCACTACAGATTTAATGGCTGGATATAAAGTAAATAAAAATTTAGATTTTCAGCTAAATATAAATAATGTATTTGATGAAAAATATTATGATAGAATTGGTAACAATAGCATGGTTTATGGTGACCCTAGAAACTTTACTCTTGGTATGAAATATACTTTCTAA
- a CDS encoding heavy metal translocating P-type ATPase, translating into MKKVKLQNLDCASCALKIEKSLVNMEELSNVKLNFSTSTLTFEQNTKKDILDKIEKEIQKIEKDVIILKDEIKTQKTFWQNLDKKLLIITLISFFLTYISYNYVENNYLKFTVYLVAYLLVGFDVLSKAFKNLTNARFFDENFLMSIATIGAFVLGDFVEGIAVMVFYQIGEMFQKVAVNNSKDSINSLLDIKPEYANVKEGDNVVQKAPEDVKIGDIILVKAGEKVPVDGILQSNDCSFDTSAITGEFKPKTIKENEEVLSGFINISTASYVKVTSLYKDSTIAKIIELIENASSKKANAEKFITKFASVYTPIVIALALILAFIPPLFIEGAIYSDWIERALVFLVISCPCALVVSIPLSFFSAIGAVSKKGVLVKGANYIEKLTEIQEIIFDKTGTLTKGVFQVTRVESFNLDKNELLEYAALVESFSTHPIAKAIVNAYDKELNLKEISSCEELSGLGIKAKIKNKDILVGNERLLKQFGIEVKKEIKEELNIVYIAIDSKFEGFIVVSDIIKNEAKDFINELKKLNIFKTYMLTGDKKEVALKVANDLQIDEVKYELLPQDKLKSYEEIKNKTAKITAFVGDGINDAPTLANSDVGFAMGKVGSDLAIKSADIVVLNDNLNSISDAIKIAKKTKTIVYQNIIFIMFIKVIFLVLGADAIIGMKEAIFADMGVALMAIFNSMRILKTINKKS; encoded by the coding sequence ATGAAAAAGGTCAAATTACAAAATTTAGATTGTGCATCTTGTGCTTTAAAGATTGAAAAATCTTTGGTTAATATGGAAGAGTTATCAAATGTAAAATTGAATTTTTCCACTTCAACTCTCACTTTTGAACAAAATACAAAAAAAGATATTTTAGACAAAATAGAAAAAGAGATTCAAAAGATAGAAAAAGATGTAATTATTTTAAAAGATGAGATAAAAACTCAAAAAACATTTTGGCAAAATTTAGATAAAAAACTTTTAATTATTACTTTGATTTCTTTTTTTCTAACTTATATCTCTTACAACTACGTAGAAAACAATTATTTAAAATTTACAGTTTATTTAGTAGCATATTTATTAGTTGGTTTTGATGTTTTATCTAAAGCTTTTAAAAATTTAACAAATGCTAGATTTTTTGATGAAAATTTTTTAATGTCAATTGCTACTATTGGAGCTTTTGTTTTAGGAGATTTTGTTGAAGGTATTGCTGTTATGGTATTTTATCAAATTGGTGAAATGTTCCAAAAAGTTGCAGTTAATAATTCAAAAGATAGTATAAACTCACTTTTAGATATAAAACCAGAATATGCAAATGTAAAAGAGGGTGATAATGTTGTACAAAAAGCTCCTGAAGATGTAAAAATAGGGGATATTATTTTAGTAAAAGCTGGTGAAAAAGTTCCTGTTGATGGAATTTTGCAAAGTAATGATTGTTCTTTTGATACTAGTGCAATTACAGGTGAATTTAAACCAAAAACGATAAAAGAGAATGAAGAAGTTTTAAGTGGATTTATAAATATTTCAACTGCATCTTATGTAAAAGTAACTTCTTTATATAAAGATTCAACTATTGCAAAAATTATAGAACTTATTGAAAATGCAAGTTCAAAAAAAGCAAATGCAGAAAAATTTATAACAAAATTTGCATCAGTTTATACTCCAATTGTTATAGCTTTAGCTTTAATTTTAGCATTTATTCCTCCCTTATTTATCGAAGGTGCAATTTATTCTGATTGGATTGAAAGAGCATTAGTATTTTTGGTTATTTCTTGCCCTTGTGCTTTAGTTGTTTCTATTCCTTTATCATTTTTTAGTGCAATTGGTGCTGTTTCAAAAAAAGGTGTATTAGTAAAAGGTGCAAACTATATAGAAAAATTAACAGAGATTCAAGAAATTATTTTTGATAAAACTGGAACTTTAACAAAAGGAGTTTTTCAAGTTACAAGAGTAGAGAGTTTTAATTTAGATAAAAATGAACTTTTAGAATATGCTGCTTTAGTAGAAAGTTTTTCAACACATCCAATAGCAAAGGCAATAGTAAACGCTTATGACAAAGAGTTAAATTTAAAAGAAATAAGTTCTTGTGAAGAGTTAAGTGGATTGGGAATAAAAGCAAAGATAAAAAATAAAGATATTTTAGTTGGAAATGAAAGATTACTTAAACAGTTTGGCATAGAAGTAAAAAAAGAGATAAAAGAAGAATTAAATATCGTTTATATTGCTATTGATTCTAAATTTGAAGGATTTATTGTTGTAAGTGATATTATAAAAAATGAAGCAAAAGATTTTATAAATGAACTTAAAAAATTAAATATTTTTAAAACTTATATGCTAACAGGTGATAAAAAAGAAGTTGCTTTAAAAGTGGCAAATGATTTACAAATTGATGAGGTAAAATATGAACTTTTACCTCAAGACAAACTAAAAAGTTATGAAGAGATAAAAAATAAAACAGCAAAAATTACAGCTTTTGTAGGTGATGGAATAAATGATGCTCCAACTTTGGCAAATTCTGATGTAGGTTTTGCTATGGGAAAAGTTGGTAGTGATTTAGCTATAAAATCAGCTGATATTGTAGTTTTAAATGATAATTTAAATTCTATAAGTGATGCTATAAAAATTGCTAAAAAAACAAAAACTATTGTATATCAAAACATCATTTTTATTATGTTTATAAAAGTTATATTTTTAGTTTTAGGTGCAGATGCTATTATAGGTATGAAAGAAGCAATTTTTGCTGATATGGGAGTTGCTTTGATGGCTATATTTAACTCGATGAGAATTTTAAAAACAATAAATAAAAAAAGCTAA